One Vigna unguiculata cultivar IT97K-499-35 chromosome 11, ASM411807v1, whole genome shotgun sequence DNA window includes the following coding sequences:
- the LOC114168195 gene encoding G-type lectin S-receptor-like serine/threonine-protein kinase At1g67520, whose product MTLVHVLLVFPYLKHAVRHKLQKVLAFVCLWLWWSTYIHVEAANDSLKPGDTMNYTDTATLCSKLGKYCLTFTSVSSGDNNYLVIFNRNKNIEVWMSDGNQPVDRDSAVLSLNRSGVLRIESQGGNPIILYSPPQPINNTKATLLDTGNFVLQQLHPNGTNTLLWQSFDDPTDTMIPTKKLGVNHKTGHHWLLVSWFTKTLAPPGAFSLEWEPGEQELIIRRRGKVCWRSGKLRNNKFEHISEKAQRGLKYTIVSNGDENSLSFTTTNEEHDIWWVISEIGEIYDDEGYIGGADLCYGYNYTDGGCQRWQDIPKCRNPGDVFQKNIGDFSYSNVSFEENPSYGHSDCEASCWSDCTCSGFKEFYQNGTGCVFFHWISSENYTSHSTGDTFYVLVNTLTHHKGTKKWRWIAAVAATALLAICLITICLFLKKRKYVFQEEKSQRMVMKLVHLATCSASSAMEDFEDDLKKGHGLTVFSYTSVKEATNGFSSENKLGQGGFGPVYKGILSTGQEIAVKRLSKTSGQGIVEFKNELTLICELQHMNLVQLLGCCIHEEERILIYEYMPNQSLDFYLFDCRRGKLLDWKKRFKIIEGISQGLLYLHKYSRLKVIHRDMKASNILLDENMNPKISDFGMARIFTQQESASNTNRIVGTHGYMSPEYMMEGAFSTKSDVYSFGVMLLEIVSGRRNLGCYDVDRPLNLIGYTWELWKDGACSELVDPSIKESIDADEVQRCIHIGLLCVEHYADDRPTMSDVVSMLTNKSAIVSLPQTPAFYVGRRILHDNLSSKGSWIDSAGEITASTIEMTDS is encoded by the exons ATGACACTAGTTCACGTTCT TTTAGTCTTTCCATATTTGAAGCATGCTGTCAGGCATAAGCTACAGAAGGTGCTTGCTTTCGTGTGCTTGTGGCTGTGGTGGAGTACTTATATTCATGTTGAGGCAGCAAACGACAGTTTAAAGCCTGGTGATACGATGAATTACACAGATACAGCAACACTATGTTCAAAATTGGGCAAGTATTGTCTAACTTTTACTTCGGTTTCTAGTGGTGACAACAATTACTTGGTTATCTTCAATAGAAATAAGAATATTGAAGTATGGATGAGTGATGGAAACCAACCCGTTGACAGGGATTCTGCAGTTCTGTCACTTAACCGTTCAGGGGTGCTGAGAATTGAATCTCAAGGTGGGAACCCAATAATCTTGTATTCTCCACCTCAACCTATCAACAACACTAAGGCCACCTTGTTGGACACAGGAAACTTTGTGCTTCAACAACTTCACCCCAATGGGACTAACACTCTCTTGTGGCAGAGTTTTGATGATCCCACAGACACTATGATCCCCACCAAAAAGTTAGGTGTTAATCACAAAACAGGCCATCATTGGTTACTGGTTTCGTGGTTCACCAAAACACTTGCCCCTCCCGGTGCCTTTAGCCTTGAATGGGAGCCAGGGGAACAAGAATTGATCATAAGGAGACGGGGAAAAGTCTGTTGGCGAAGTGGGAAACTGAGAAACAATAAATTTGAGCACATTTCAGAGAAAGCACAGCGGGGTTTGAAGTACACCATTGTGTCTAATGGGGATGAAAATTCTCTCTCTTTCACAACTACAAATGAAGAGCACGATATATGGTGGGTGATATCAGAGATTGGGGAGATATATGATGATGAAGGATATATTGGAGGTGCTGATTTGTGCTATGGATATAACTACACTGATGGAGGGTGCCAAAGGTGGCAGGATATACCCAAGTGTAGGAATCCTGGTGACGTGTTTCAGAAAAATATTGGTGACTTCAGTTATAGCAATGTAAGCTTTGAGGAAAATCCAAGTTACGGTCACAGTGATTGTGAGGCCAGTTGCTGGAGCGACTGTACTTGTAGTGGTTTCAAGGAATTTTATCAAAATGGAACTGGATGTGTGTTCTTTCATTGGATTTCATCGGAAAATTATACTTCTCACAGTACTGGTGACACCTTTTACGTGCTGGTGAACACCTTAACTCATCATAAGG GTACAAAAAAGTGGAGATGGATAGCTGCAGTAGCAGCAACTGCTCTACTTGCGATTTGTCTAATCACTATTTGCCTATTCTTAAAGAAACGGAAATATGTGTTTCAAG AGGAGAAAAGTCAAAGGATGGTGATGAAGTTGGTACATTTGGCAACTTGTAGTGCGTCATCTGCAATGGAAGATTTTGAAGATGATTTAAAAAAGGGACATGGCCTAACAGTGTTTAGTTATACATCAGTTAAGGAAGCAACAAATGGATTTTCATCCGAGAATAAGTTGGGACAAGGAGGCTTTGGACCCGTTTATAAG GGAATTCTTTCGACAGGGCAAGAGATTGCTGTAAAAAGACTTTCAAAAACTTCTGGACAAGGAATTGTTGAGTTTAAGAATGAACTGACACTAATATGTGAACTTCAGCATATGAATCTTGTACAACTACTTGGTTGTTGCATTCATGAAGAAGAGAGGATTCTAATTTACGAGTATATGCCAAATCAAAGTTTGGATTTCTATCTATTTG ATTGTAGAAGAGGAAAATTACTAGATTGGAAGAAGCGCttcaaaataatagaaggaATTTCTCAAGGATTACTTTATCTTCATAAGTACTCAAGACTCAAAGTCATTCACAGGGACATGAAAGCTAGCAACATTCTTTTAGATGAAAACATGAATCCAAAAATTTCAGATTTTGGGATGGCCAGAATATTCACACAACAAGAATCAGCCTCAAATACCAACAGAATTGTTGGCACACA TGGTTACATGTCTCCGGAATATATGATGGAAGGAGCTTTCTCCACAAAGTCTGATGTTTATAGTTTTGGAGTTATGTTACTTGAAATTGTTAGTGGAAGAAGAAACCTTGGTTGCTATGATGTTGATCGACCATTAAATCTAATAGGATAT ACGTGGGAGTTATGGAAAGATGGTGCATGTTCAGAGTTAGTGGATCCATCAATAAAGGAGTCGATTGATGCTGATGAAGTACAAAGATGCATTCATATTGGTCTGTTGTGTGTAGAACATTATGCAGATGATCGACCCACCATGTCTGATGTTGTATCAATGTTGACAAACAAAAGTGCAATAGTTTCCTTACCTCAAACACCAGCATTCTACGTTGGAAGAAGGATCCTTCATGATAATTTATCTTCAAAAGGGTCTTGGATAGATTCTGCTGGAGAAATTACAGCCTCTACAATCGAGATGACTGATTCCTAA